One genomic segment of Desmodus rotundus isolate HL8 chromosome 5, HLdesRot8A.1, whole genome shotgun sequence includes these proteins:
- the LOC112319913 gene encoding olfactory receptor 8K5, giving the protein MGQRNLTSLTEFVLMGVTRQPELQMPLFMAFLIVYTVTVVGNLGMIILIQVDSRLHTPMYFFIKHLAFIDLGNSTVICPKMLANFVVDQNIISYYACATQLAFFLMFIISEFFILSAMAYDRYSAICNPLLYNVIMSQRRCRVLVGIPYLYSTFQALMFTIKIFTLTFCGSNIINHFYCDDVPLLLLLCSNAQEIELLIILFSAFNLLSSLLIVLVSYIMILRAIFRMHSAEGRKKAFSTCGSHLTVVVVFYSSLLFMYTQPKAARSFDTDKVASVFYTLVIPMLNPLIYSLRNKEVKKAFHRVCKNQCKL; this is encoded by the coding sequence ATGGGCCAACGGAATTTAACATCATTGACAGAATTCGTTCTGATGGGAGTCACAAGGCAGCCTGAGCTGCAGATGCCACTGTTCATGGCCTTCCTCATTGTCTACACAGTCACAGTGGTAGGCAACCTGGGCATGATCATCTTAATCCAGGTGGACTCCCGCCTACACACACCTATGTATTTTTTCATCAAACACCTGGCTTTCATCGATCTTGGTAATTCTACTGTCATTTGTCCCAAGATGCTGGCAAATTTTGTTGTggatcaaaatattatttcatattatgcGTGTGCCACACAGTTggctttcttccttatgtttattaTCAGTGAATTTTTCATCTTGTCagccatggcctatgaccgctattCAGCCATTTGCAACCCTTTGCTCTACAATGTCATTATGTCCCAGAGACGTTGTCGTGTGCTGGTGGGTATTCCTTACCTCTACAGTACCTTTCAGGCTCTAATGTTCACTATTAAGATTTTTACATTGACCTTTTGTGGCTCTAATATCATAAATCATTTCTACTGTGATGATGTTCCTTTGTTACTTTTGCTCTGTTCAAATGCACAAGAAATAGAATTGCTGATCATACTATTTTCAGCATTTAATTTGCTCTCTTCTCTGCTGATAGTTTTGGTGTCATACATTATGATTCTGAGAGCCATATTTCGAATGCATTCTGCAGAGGGCAGGAAAAAAGCTTTTTCCACATGTGGTTCTCATCTGACTGTGGTGGTTGTATTCTATAGCTCTCTACTATTTATGTACACTCAGCCCAAAGCTGCTCGCTCCTTTGATACTGATAAAGTGGCCTCTGTGTTTTACACATTAGTGATCCCTATGCTTAATCCCTTGATATACAGCTTAAGGAACAAAGAGGTAAAAAAAGCCTTCCATAGGGTCTGTAAGAATCAGTGCAAACTTTGA